A part of Microbacterium terregens genomic DNA contains:
- a CDS encoding SufE family protein, whose product MTTHVLPDSLAEIRDEFLELPEADRLQLLLEFSNDLPAVPARYDEHPELRERVAECQSPVYIIIDVDDEGMVAMHATAPKEAPTTRGFASILVQGITGLTSDAVLAIPDDFPQSIGLTRAVSPLRIAGMTGMLRRAKRQVAAKRAA is encoded by the coding sequence ATGACCACGCACGTTCTGCCCGATTCCCTCGCCGAGATCCGCGACGAGTTCCTCGAGCTGCCCGAGGCCGACCGCCTGCAGTTGCTGCTGGAGTTCTCGAACGACCTGCCGGCCGTCCCGGCGAGATACGACGAGCACCCCGAGCTGCGCGAGCGGGTGGCCGAGTGCCAGTCCCCGGTCTACATCATCATCGACGTGGACGACGAGGGCATGGTCGCCATGCACGCCACCGCCCCGAAAGAAGCGCCCACAACGCGCGGATTCGCCAGCATCCTGGTGCAGGGCATCACCGGACTGACCTCCGACGCGGTGCTGGCGATCCCGGATGATTTCCCGCAGAGCATCGGTCTGACCCGAGCCGTCTCCCCGTTGCGGATCGCAGGCATGACCGGCATGCTCAGGCGCGCCAAACGCCAGGTCGCGGCCAAGCGAGCGGCATAA
- a CDS encoding ribonuclease D encodes MTEYTVITDAAGFADAVASLSAGTGPVAVDVERASGFRYSQRAYLVQVFRRGSGVFLFDPPAVGDFTALQAAIGSIEWVLHAASQDLPSLRELGLEPATMFDTELAARLLGHARVGLGAVVEDTLGITLAKAHSASDWSTRPLPQSWLEYAALDVEYLIDVRDALVAELAEQDKTEFAAEEFRAVLDRIPKPAREEPWRRLSGLHTVRGRRALAVARALWTAREDFAREQDVSPGRLVPDRALVAALIADPKSKQELAQVKDFTGRASRTQLDRWWAAFEAGRADPELPLERATGGDSIPPARAWPDRNPEADARLKVARPVVEARAEELAMPTENLLTPELLRRVAWAPPEPLSAASVGEMLAELGARPWQIAQTAQLIADAFVQSVQSPAPAPESAS; translated from the coding sequence GTGACTGAGTACACGGTCATCACCGACGCCGCCGGGTTCGCGGATGCCGTCGCCTCACTCTCCGCCGGAACCGGCCCGGTCGCCGTCGACGTCGAACGAGCCTCCGGCTTCCGCTACTCGCAACGCGCCTATCTCGTCCAGGTGTTCCGGCGTGGATCCGGTGTGTTCCTGTTCGATCCACCCGCGGTCGGCGACTTCACCGCGCTGCAGGCGGCGATCGGCTCGATCGAATGGGTGCTGCACGCCGCCAGTCAGGATCTGCCGTCTCTGCGTGAGCTGGGGCTCGAGCCGGCGACGATGTTCGACACGGAATTGGCCGCGAGACTGCTCGGCCACGCGCGTGTCGGCCTCGGCGCCGTCGTCGAGGACACGCTCGGGATCACCCTGGCCAAGGCGCACTCCGCGTCGGACTGGTCGACGCGCCCCCTCCCGCAATCCTGGCTCGAGTACGCAGCGCTGGATGTGGAGTACCTCATCGACGTGCGAGATGCGCTCGTGGCCGAACTCGCCGAGCAGGACAAGACCGAGTTCGCCGCGGAGGAGTTCCGCGCGGTGCTCGATCGCATTCCGAAGCCGGCGCGGGAAGAGCCATGGCGCCGTCTGAGCGGACTGCACACCGTCCGTGGGCGCCGGGCACTTGCCGTCGCGCGAGCGCTGTGGACGGCACGCGAGGACTTCGCGAGGGAGCAGGACGTCTCCCCCGGTCGCCTCGTTCCCGACCGCGCGCTGGTTGCCGCGCTCATCGCCGATCCGAAGAGCAAGCAGGAGTTGGCGCAGGTCAAGGACTTCACCGGCCGCGCGAGCCGGACTCAGCTCGACCGTTGGTGGGCGGCTTTCGAGGCAGGCCGCGCGGACCCCGAACTCCCGCTCGAACGCGCAACCGGGGGCGACTCGATCCCGCCGGCCCGCGCATGGCCGGACCGCAACCCGGAGGCGGATGCGCGGCTGAAGGTCGCACGACCGGTCGTCGAGGCGCGCGCCGAGGAGCTCGCCATGCCCACCGAGAACCTGCTCACCCCCGAGCTCCTGCGGCGGGTCGCCTGGGCGCCCCCGGAGCCGTTGAGCGCGGCATCCGTCGGCGAGATGTTGGCCGAACTCGGCGCACGCCCGTGGCAAATTGCGCAGACTGCACAGCTGATTGCCGATGCCTTTGTGCAATCCGTGCAAAGCCCCGCTCCCGCGCCGGAGAGCGCTTCGTAG
- a CDS encoding DUF3000 domain-containing protein, translating to MAAHRLPTEPPSFERATADLRATEFRSDLSVREIPAPTGLAPECIALAGDVRPEQEGVDSPYGTGRFILLHDPDEPEPWEGAWRIVCFAQAPLEPDIGVDPLLADVAWSWLMDALDSRHAQYHSASGTATKTLSKGFGALSAEGDGAQIELRASWSPLGSMRPHVEAWAELVCMLAGLPPGSEDIAVFGARRAARD from the coding sequence GTGGCTGCCCATCGTCTCCCGACCGAGCCGCCGTCGTTCGAGCGTGCGACGGCGGATCTGCGAGCAACCGAGTTCCGCAGTGATCTGTCGGTTCGCGAGATCCCCGCGCCGACCGGCCTCGCGCCCGAATGCATCGCACTGGCCGGAGACGTCCGCCCGGAACAGGAGGGGGTGGACTCGCCGTACGGGACGGGACGCTTCATCCTGTTGCACGATCCCGACGAGCCCGAGCCGTGGGAAGGGGCGTGGCGCATCGTGTGCTTCGCGCAGGCGCCGCTCGAACCCGACATCGGTGTGGACCCGCTCCTGGCGGATGTGGCATGGTCGTGGCTGATGGACGCTCTGGATTCCCGACACGCGCAGTACCACTCCGCCTCCGGCACCGCGACCAAGACGCTGTCGAAGGGCTTCGGCGCGCTGTCCGCCGAAGGCGACGGCGCTCAGATCGAGCTGCGCGCATCGTGGTCGCCACTGGGCAGCATGAGGCCGCACGTGGAGGCGTGGGCCGAATTGGTGTGCATGCTGGCAGGTCTGCCCCCGGGGTCCGAAGACATCGCCGTGTTCGGCGCGCGCAGGGCTGCGCGTGACTGA
- a CDS encoding thiolase family protein: protein MAEISDVFFVDGMRTPFGRAGEKGMYWNTRADDLAVKASIGLMERNPNVPAERIDDVAIAATSQTGDQGLTLGRSVAILAGLPLTVPGFAIDRMCAGAMTSVTTMAGSIGVGMYDLALAGGVEHMGRHPLDGSNVDPNPRFVAEKLVSADALNMGLTAERIHDRFPELTKERADRFGMLSQHKVQAAYEAGRFQPDLVPVAIKDADGAWGLATEDEGRRPETTMDGLAGLKTPFRPHGRVTAGTASPLTDGATMSLLAGGSAVKEFGLSPKMRLVSFAFAGVQPEIMGIGPIPSTEKALRKAGLTIADIGLFELNEAFAVQVISLLDHFGIADDDPRVNQWGGAIALGHPLAASGVRLMIQLAAQFAERPDVRYGLTAMCVGLGQGGSVIWENPHYDGPGARGKKNAGKK from the coding sequence GTGGCCGAGATCTCGGACGTCTTTTTCGTCGATGGAATGCGCACGCCCTTCGGGCGCGCCGGCGAGAAGGGCATGTACTGGAACACCCGAGCCGACGACCTTGCGGTCAAGGCGAGCATCGGGCTCATGGAACGCAACCCGAACGTACCGGCGGAGCGGATCGACGACGTCGCGATCGCGGCGACCTCGCAGACGGGCGACCAGGGCCTGACGCTCGGTCGGTCGGTGGCGATCCTCGCCGGCCTGCCGTTGACGGTGCCCGGCTTCGCGATCGACCGGATGTGCGCCGGCGCGATGACCAGCGTCACCACGATGGCCGGATCCATCGGGGTCGGCATGTACGACCTCGCCCTGGCCGGCGGCGTCGAGCACATGGGACGCCACCCGCTGGATGGCAGCAATGTCGACCCGAACCCGCGGTTCGTCGCGGAGAAGCTCGTCAGTGCGGACGCTCTGAACATGGGTCTGACCGCCGAGCGCATCCACGACCGCTTCCCCGAGCTGACGAAGGAGCGCGCCGATCGCTTCGGGATGCTGAGCCAGCACAAGGTGCAGGCCGCGTATGAGGCCGGCAGGTTCCAGCCCGACCTCGTGCCGGTGGCGATCAAGGATGCCGATGGCGCGTGGGGTCTGGCCACCGAAGACGAGGGCCGAAGGCCCGAAACGACGATGGACGGACTGGCCGGTCTGAAGACGCCCTTCCGTCCGCACGGTCGCGTGACCGCCGGGACGGCGTCGCCGCTCACCGACGGCGCGACGATGTCGCTGCTCGCCGGCGGGAGCGCCGTCAAGGAGTTCGGCCTCTCGCCGAAGATGCGGCTCGTCTCGTTCGCCTTCGCCGGCGTGCAGCCCGAGATCATGGGCATCGGTCCGATTCCGTCCACCGAGAAGGCTCTGCGCAAGGCGGGGCTGACGATCGCTGACATCGGCCTGTTCGAACTGAACGAGGCGTTCGCCGTTCAGGTGATCTCGCTCCTCGACCACTTCGGAATCGCGGACGATGACCCCCGCGTCAACCAGTGGGGCGGCGCGATCGCGCTCGGTCACCCGTTGGCAGCGTCCGGTGTGCGTCTCATGATCCAGCTCGCGGCGCAGTTCGCCGAGCGTCCCGACGTCCGCTACGGCCTCACCGCGATGTGCGTCGGCCTCGGACAGGGCGGTTCGGTCATCTGGGAGAACCCGCACTACGACGGCCCCGGCGCCCGTGGCAAGAAGAACGCAGGGAAGAAGTGA
- a CDS encoding sulfurtransferase — protein MSVEFDTSSPKFAEYSEPGRLVTGEWLEARLDQPGLVVVESDEDVLLYETGHIPGAVKVDWHTELNDPVVRDYVDGEGFAELLSRKGISRDDTIVIYGDKNNWWAAYALWVFSLFGHEDVRLLDGGRDKWIAEGRPITTEAPPRQATEYPVIERDDSRLRAYKDDVLTHLGDPLIDVRSPEEYDGSRTTAPAYPEEGALRAGHIPTARSVPWARAVAPDGGFKPRAELDAIYRDEVGLSDGDAVIAYCRIGERSSHTWFVLQHLLGFENVRNYDGSWTEWGSAVRVPITVGSEPGSIPA, from the coding sequence GTGTCCGTCGAGTTCGACACGTCATCCCCCAAGTTCGCCGAGTACTCAGAACCCGGCCGGCTCGTCACCGGCGAGTGGCTGGAGGCACGGCTGGACCAGCCCGGCCTCGTCGTCGTCGAATCCGACGAAGACGTCCTGCTCTACGAGACCGGGCACATCCCCGGCGCAGTCAAGGTCGACTGGCACACCGAGCTCAACGATCCGGTGGTGCGGGACTACGTCGACGGCGAGGGCTTCGCCGAGCTGCTGAGCCGCAAGGGCATCTCGCGCGACGACACGATCGTCATTTACGGCGACAAGAACAACTGGTGGGCCGCGTACGCGCTTTGGGTCTTCTCGCTGTTCGGCCACGAGGACGTCCGCCTTCTGGACGGCGGCCGCGACAAGTGGATCGCCGAAGGTCGACCGATCACCACCGAAGCGCCGCCCCGACAGGCGACGGAATACCCTGTGATCGAGCGCGACGACAGCAGGCTGCGCGCGTACAAGGACGACGTGCTCACGCATCTCGGGGACCCGCTGATCGATGTCCGCTCCCCCGAGGAGTACGACGGATCACGCACCACCGCGCCGGCCTACCCGGAGGAGGGCGCGCTGCGGGCCGGGCACATCCCGACGGCGAGGAGCGTCCCCTGGGCGCGCGCCGTGGCCCCGGATGGCGGCTTCAAACCGCGTGCCGAGCTCGATGCGATCTACCGTGACGAAGTCGGCCTGTCCGACGGCGACGCGGTCATCGCGTACTGCCGGATCGGAGAACGCTCCAGCCACACGTGGTTCGTGCTGCAGCACCTGCTCGGGTTCGAGAACGTGCGCAACTACGACGGGTCATGGACCGAATGGGGCAGCGCGGTTCGCGTGCCGATCACGGTCGGCTCCGAGCCGGGCAGTATCCCCGCCTGA
- a CDS encoding alpha/beta hydrolase family protein, translating into MVVFRRAAMRGASSPALLFGVKAALALVSAALAVVLSALTVVSLRIARRVVTPAVRLADTRILSLDTAAQTITLGRTPDTELPGRYGLFTDGTESYVKLGSVLAEDATSVKRKLLTHIGDQTRIAPDAAFSGWYYDQPEELHLPFTPELIGSAVGPCPAWLFPAGDGDVWVIQVHGRGTTRAECLRAVPVFHALGITSLVVSYRNDGEAPRSRTGTYTLGATEWRDVDAAVGFARRRGARRIVLMGWSMGGAIALQLELSSAHRDALAGLILESPVVDWRVVLGYQAKLLRLPSAVTGIAIGALKTEWATPMTGAGAAIPFDRLDVVARASELRHPILILHSDDDGFVPSDASHDLVVARPDLVEMQVFEVARHTKLWNYDQERWSQSIRTWLERQGLTAP; encoded by the coding sequence ATGGTCGTCTTCAGGCGCGCCGCGATGCGCGGTGCCTCCTCTCCCGCACTCCTGTTCGGAGTCAAGGCCGCGCTCGCCCTCGTCAGCGCCGCCTTGGCCGTCGTGCTCTCCGCGCTCACCGTCGTGTCACTGCGCATCGCGCGTCGCGTCGTGACACCTGCCGTCCGGCTCGCCGACACCCGCATTCTGTCGCTGGACACCGCCGCCCAGACCATCACCCTCGGCCGCACGCCCGACACCGAGTTGCCCGGAAGGTACGGGCTCTTCACCGACGGAACCGAGAGCTACGTCAAGCTCGGCTCGGTCCTGGCCGAGGACGCGACCAGCGTCAAACGAAAGCTCCTGACGCACATCGGCGACCAGACCCGCATCGCCCCGGACGCCGCGTTCAGCGGTTGGTACTACGACCAGCCCGAAGAGCTGCATCTGCCCTTCACGCCGGAGCTCATCGGCTCGGCCGTCGGCCCCTGTCCTGCGTGGCTGTTTCCCGCGGGCGACGGCGACGTGTGGGTCATCCAGGTGCACGGGCGCGGCACCACGCGCGCCGAATGCCTGCGGGCGGTGCCGGTGTTCCACGCGCTGGGGATCACGTCGCTCGTCGTCTCGTACCGCAACGATGGCGAAGCGCCGCGCAGCCGCACCGGCACGTACACGCTCGGAGCAACCGAGTGGCGGGACGTCGACGCCGCCGTCGGATTCGCCCGGCGGCGCGGTGCGCGCCGCATCGTCCTCATGGGCTGGTCGATGGGTGGCGCGATCGCCCTGCAGCTCGAGCTGAGCTCCGCGCACCGCGACGCGCTCGCGGGGCTGATCCTGGAGTCTCCGGTCGTCGACTGGCGCGTCGTTCTCGGCTACCAGGCGAAACTGCTGCGGCTGCCCTCGGCCGTCACCGGTATCGCGATCGGCGCGCTGAAGACCGAGTGGGCGACCCCGATGACCGGCGCCGGAGCGGCCATCCCCTTCGACCGACTCGACGTCGTCGCCCGCGCGTCCGAGCTGCGGCACCCGATCCTGATCCTGCACAGCGACGATGACGGGTTCGTACCGTCGGACGCATCCCACGACCTGGTGGTCGCGCGACCGGATCTCGTCGAGATGCAGGTCTTCGAAGTGGCGCGTCACACGAAGCTCTGGAACTACGACCAGGAGCGATGGAGTCAGAGCATCCGCACCTGGCTGGAGCGTCAGGGACTGACCGCTCCTTGA
- the zapE gene encoding cell division protein ZapE: protein MTPTATRTGIVHLTERAPQISGAEMVASLVPPPQFTDATFESYRADPAYPSQQEAKDALMAFSGVAAPAARTGLFRRAKKGPELKPGVYLDGGFGVGKTHLLASIYHAMQVRRKYFGSFIEYTALVGALGYQNTVELFRGSDLLCIDEFELDDPGDTMVMTRLLAELVASGTRLAATSNTPPNALGEGRFAAQDFLREIHAMAVSFQTMRIDGTDYRHRALDGHAAVLTAPEYETAIADAATTGLASDDGFAALVAHLATVHPSRYIRLIDGLSLVGLRDVVPLTDQSAALRFVAFIDRVYDAQLPIRATGETLDLVFPEEMLAGGYRKKYLRAISRLVASTLD from the coding sequence ATGACACCCACCGCGACCCGTACGGGGATCGTTCACCTCACCGAACGCGCCCCACAGATCTCCGGTGCGGAGATGGTCGCCTCGCTCGTTCCTCCGCCGCAGTTCACGGATGCGACCTTCGAGTCGTATCGCGCGGATCCGGCCTACCCCTCGCAGCAGGAAGCCAAGGACGCGCTCATGGCCTTCTCGGGGGTCGCGGCACCGGCCGCTCGGACCGGTCTGTTCCGACGCGCGAAGAAGGGGCCCGAGCTCAAGCCCGGCGTCTATCTGGACGGCGGGTTCGGTGTCGGCAAGACCCATCTCCTCGCCTCGATCTATCACGCGATGCAAGTGCGCCGGAAGTACTTCGGCTCGTTCATCGAGTACACGGCCCTGGTCGGGGCGCTCGGCTATCAGAACACCGTCGAGCTTTTCCGCGGCTCTGATCTGCTGTGCATCGACGAGTTCGAACTCGACGATCCCGGCGACACCATGGTCATGACCAGACTGCTCGCCGAGCTCGTCGCATCCGGCACGCGTCTGGCCGCGACATCCAACACTCCGCCGAACGCACTCGGTGAGGGACGTTTCGCCGCGCAGGACTTCCTGCGGGAGATCCACGCGATGGCCGTGAGCTTCCAGACGATGCGCATCGATGGCACCGACTACCGCCACCGCGCCCTCGACGGACATGCCGCCGTCCTGACCGCTCCGGAATACGAAACGGCGATCGCGGATGCCGCCACCACCGGACTCGCGTCAGACGACGGCTTCGCAGCACTCGTGGCGCATCTGGCGACGGTGCATCCCTCGCGGTACATCCGTCTGATCGACGGGCTTTCGCTCGTCGGCTTGCGTGATGTCGTGCCGCTGACCGATCAGTCCGCCGCTCTTCGATTCGTCGCCTTCATCGACCGCGTCTACGACGCGCAGCTGCCGATTCGCGCCACGGGGGAGACCCTCGACCTGGTGTTCCCGGAAGAGATGCTCGCCGGCGGGTACCGCAAGAAGTACCTCCGCGCCATCTCCCGGCTCGTGGCCTCGACGCTCGACTGA
- the dxs gene encoding 1-deoxy-D-xylulose-5-phosphate synthase — protein sequence MSLLSSVSGPRDLDALSVEQLGQLAGEIREFLIENVSRTGGHLGPNLGVVELTLAMHRVFDSPNDPMIFDTGHQSYVHKLLTGRQDFTGLRARGGLAGYPQRSESPHDVVESSHASSSLSWADGVSRALTRTGRLDRHVVAVVGDGALTGGMTWEALNNISDDNDRNLVIVVNDNGRSYAPTIGGMARYLNRVRTADSYRTLHQSSDSFARRLGPAARAFYRGVRGGTRGFLSRFTNNAALYSNLDIKYLGPIDGHDLPMLIETLQLAKDFGAPVIVHAITEKGRGYQPARDDEADQFHAVGRIDPTSGEPVGVSSATAWTDVFAEELVAVGEERSEVIGITAAMLRPTGLLPFAQRFPDRVYDVGIAEQHAVASAAGLAYGGLHPVVAIYATFMNRAFDQVMMDVALHRAGVTFVLDRAGVTGPDGPSHHGIWDLAMLQIVPHIRIAVPRDAERLREELREAVAVTDGPTVIRFPKGTVSPTLPALERLSDGVDVLVRSEAQDVLIVGIGPMAHLAVDVAHRLRAQGIGATVVDPRWVVPVQPSIVDLAASHRLVITIEDGIRVGGIGTRVRQVLREANVDTAVDELGLPDEFISHATREQILEDAGLTPEKIAQDVVSQVLGTRIPVARRTEEQSDWMAGVPTPHNEVRDA from the coding sequence ATGTCGCTGCTGTCGTCCGTGTCAGGACCCCGTGACCTCGATGCCCTGAGCGTCGAGCAGCTGGGGCAACTCGCGGGCGAGATCCGCGAATTCCTCATCGAGAACGTTTCACGCACCGGCGGGCATCTGGGCCCCAATCTGGGCGTGGTCGAACTCACGCTCGCGATGCACAGGGTGTTCGACTCCCCGAACGATCCGATGATCTTCGACACGGGTCATCAGTCGTACGTGCACAAGCTGCTGACCGGCCGGCAGGACTTCACGGGCCTGCGCGCCCGCGGCGGACTGGCCGGGTACCCGCAGCGGTCCGAGAGCCCCCACGACGTGGTCGAGTCCTCGCACGCGTCCAGCTCGCTCAGCTGGGCTGACGGCGTCTCGCGAGCCCTCACGCGCACCGGTCGTCTGGACAGACACGTCGTCGCCGTCGTCGGCGATGGTGCGCTCACGGGCGGCATGACCTGGGAAGCGCTCAACAACATCTCCGATGACAACGACCGCAACCTCGTGATCGTCGTCAACGACAACGGCAGGTCGTACGCACCGACCATCGGCGGCATGGCGCGCTACCTCAACCGCGTGCGTACGGCGGACAGCTACCGCACCCTGCACCAGAGCTCGGATTCCTTCGCCCGCCGGCTGGGCCCCGCCGCACGCGCGTTCTACCGTGGCGTGCGTGGCGGAACCCGCGGATTCCTGTCGCGGTTCACGAACAACGCCGCGCTCTACTCCAACCTCGACATCAAGTACCTGGGCCCGATCGACGGCCACGACCTGCCGATGCTCATCGAGACCCTGCAGCTTGCCAAAGACTTCGGCGCACCTGTCATCGTGCACGCGATCACCGAGAAGGGACGCGGATACCAGCCGGCACGCGACGATGAAGCCGACCAGTTCCACGCGGTGGGGCGCATCGATCCCACCTCGGGGGAGCCGGTCGGCGTGTCCAGCGCCACAGCCTGGACCGACGTCTTCGCCGAGGAACTGGTCGCCGTGGGGGAGGAGCGCTCCGAGGTCATCGGCATCACCGCCGCGATGCTCCGACCGACCGGGCTGCTGCCGTTCGCCCAGCGGTTCCCTGATCGCGTCTACGACGTCGGCATCGCCGAGCAGCACGCGGTGGCGTCGGCTGCGGGACTGGCATACGGCGGACTGCACCCCGTCGTCGCGATCTACGCGACGTTCATGAATCGCGCCTTCGATCAGGTGATGATGGACGTTGCCCTGCATCGCGCGGGCGTCACGTTCGTCCTGGACCGCGCCGGAGTGACCGGTCCGGACGGCCCCAGCCACCACGGGATCTGGGATCTGGCCATGCTCCAGATCGTCCCGCACATCCGCATCGCCGTCCCGCGCGATGCTGAGCGGCTCCGCGAGGAGTTGCGCGAGGCCGTCGCCGTAACGGACGGGCCGACCGTCATCCGGTTCCCGAAGGGCACCGTGAGCCCCACCCTGCCCGCGCTGGAGCGACTCAGTGACGGTGTGGACGTGCTGGTGCGATCCGAAGCCCAGGACGTCCTGATCGTCGGCATCGGACCGATGGCCCACCTGGCCGTCGACGTGGCGCATCGGCTCCGTGCCCAGGGCATCGGCGCCACCGTGGTGGACCCGCGCTGGGTGGTTCCGGTACAGCCGTCGATCGTGGATCTCGCGGCATCTCACCGTCTGGTGATCACGATCGAGGACGGCATCCGGGTGGGTGGCATCGGCACACGGGTGCGGCAGGTGCTGCGCGAGGCGAACGTCGACACCGCCGTGGACGAGCTCGGGCTGCCCGACGAGTTCATCTCGCACGCGACGCGGGAGCAGATCCTCGAGGATGCCGGGCTCACCCCGGAGAAGATCGCACAGGATGTCGTGTCCCAGGTTCTGGGTACCCGCATCCCGGTCGCCCGACGGACCGAGGAGCAATCCGATTGGATGGCGGGTGTGCCCACCCCGCACAACGAGGTGCGGGACGCATAG
- a CDS encoding 3-hydroxyacyl-CoA dehydrogenase NAD-binding domain-containing protein translates to MTNTASDQYAKIDFSPLDALADGEVVTHSRVRDIRLASGKVLALITLDNGRDHNRPNTLGPTTLKELDGVLDALKIRAAAGQIHAVGVTGKQYILAAGADLSDISRVESKDTARLVAQLGHAVLGKLSELGVPSFAFVNGLALGGGLEIALNSTYRTVDASAAAIALPEVFLGIIPGWGGAYLLPNLIGIENALEVVISNPLKQNRMLKPKQAFDYGIVDAIFPASNYLEDSLKWADGVLGGTIKVDRKHEPGKIERLTKWPIAIKMARGMLESRIGLVPKSPYAALELLDKAKSGTKAEGFAREDEALAELVTGDQFAASMYAFDLVQKRAKRPVGAPDKALAKKVTKVGIIGAGLMASQFALLFLRRLQVPVLITDLDQARVDKGLASIHDEIGKLEAKGRLDGDAANRLRGLIHGTTDKAEFADCDFVIEAVFEEVGVKQQVFGDIEKIVADDAILATNTSSLSVEEIGAKLAHPERLVGFHFFNPVAVMPLIEIVKTPQTADAALSTAFVVARGLGKSAVLTADAPGFVVNRLLAKVMGEAARAVYEGTPLLTVEKAFAPIGLPMTPFQLIDLVGWKVAAHVQDTMARAFPGRFFASENFHQLAELPEVVEKDKSGRVTGWSKAAEKVLKGAVGSSPASEAEILGRVQDGLAQEIKLMLDEGVVPEVEDIDLCLILGAAWPFIDGGASPYLDREGASERVFGDTFHHPMIKGIAG, encoded by the coding sequence ATGACCAATACCGCCTCGGATCAATACGCGAAGATCGACTTCTCGCCGCTGGATGCCCTCGCCGACGGCGAGGTGGTCACTCACTCACGGGTCCGTGACATCCGCCTCGCCTCCGGCAAGGTGCTGGCGCTGATCACCCTGGACAACGGCCGCGACCACAACCGCCCGAACACGCTCGGGCCGACGACGCTGAAGGAGCTCGATGGGGTTCTGGATGCGCTGAAGATCCGCGCTGCCGCCGGGCAGATCCATGCGGTCGGGGTCACCGGCAAGCAGTACATCCTCGCCGCCGGCGCCGATCTCTCCGACATCAGTCGGGTGGAGTCCAAGGACACCGCGCGCCTGGTCGCACAGCTGGGACACGCCGTACTGGGCAAGCTCTCCGAGCTCGGCGTGCCCTCGTTCGCATTCGTGAACGGCCTCGCCCTCGGCGGCGGTCTGGAGATCGCTCTGAACTCCACCTACCGGACGGTGGATGCTTCGGCCGCCGCCATCGCGCTGCCCGAGGTCTTCCTCGGCATCATCCCGGGCTGGGGCGGCGCGTACCTGCTGCCGAACCTCATCGGGATCGAGAACGCGCTGGAGGTGGTCATCTCCAACCCGCTCAAGCAGAACCGCATGCTCAAGCCGAAGCAGGCGTTCGATTACGGCATCGTGGATGCGATATTCCCCGCCTCGAACTACCTCGAGGACTCGCTCAAATGGGCGGACGGCGTGCTCGGCGGCACGATCAAGGTCGACCGCAAGCACGAGCCGGGAAAGATCGAGCGCCTCACGAAGTGGCCGATCGCGATCAAGATGGCGCGCGGCATGCTGGAGAGCCGGATCGGCTTGGTCCCCAAGTCGCCGTACGCGGCCCTCGAACTGCTCGACAAGGCCAAGAGCGGTACGAAGGCCGAAGGTTTCGCTCGCGAGGACGAGGCGCTGGCCGAGCTCGTCACGGGCGATCAGTTCGCCGCCTCCATGTATGCGTTCGACCTTGTCCAGAAGCGCGCGAAGCGACCCGTCGGCGCGCCCGACAAAGCGCTCGCGAAGAAGGTCACCAAGGTCGGCATCATCGGCGCGGGGCTCATGGCGAGTCAGTTCGCGCTGCTGTTCCTGCGCAGGCTTCAGGTTCCGGTGCTGATCACCGACCTCGACCAGGCGCGCGTGGACAAGGGGCTCGCCTCGATCCATGACGAGATCGGCAAGCTGGAGGCCAAGGGCCGGCTCGACGGCGACGCCGCCAACCGGCTCCGCGGGCTCATTCACGGCACGACGGACAAGGCCGAGTTCGCGGACTGCGACTTCGTCATCGAGGCCGTGTTCGAAGAGGTCGGCGTCAAGCAGCAGGTCTTCGGAGACATCGAGAAGATCGTCGCGGACGACGCGATCCTCGCGACGAACACGTCCTCGCTCTCCGTCGAAGAGATCGGCGCGAAGCTCGCCCACCCGGAACGACTCGTGGGCTTCCACTTCTTCAACCCGGTCGCCGTCATGCCGCTCATCGAGATCGTCAAGACCCCGCAGACGGCGGATGCGGCACTGTCGACCGCCTTCGTGGTCGCGCGTGGACTGGGGAAGAGCGCGGTCCTGACCGCCGACGCTCCCGGCTTCGTGGTGAACCGACTCCTGGCCAAGGTGATGGGCGAGGCGGCGCGAGCCGTGTACGAGGGAACCCCTTTGCTGACTGTCGAGAAGGCGTTCGCGCCGATCGGGCTGCCGATGACGCCCTTCCAGCTCATCGACCTCGTCGGCTGGAAAGTCGCCGCGCACGTGCAGGACACGATGGCCCGGGCCTTCCCCGGCCGATTCTTCGCCTCGGAGAACTTCCACCAGCTCGCCGAGCTGCCCGAGGTCGTCGAGAAGGACAAGAGCGGCAGGGTCACCGGATGGTCCAAGGCGGCCGAGAAGGTCCTCAAGGGTGCCGTCGGCTCGAGTCCTGCAAGTGAAGCCGAGATCCTCGGCCGCGTGCAGGACGGACTGGCGCAGGAGATCAAGCTCATGCTCGACGAGGGCGTGGTCCCCGAGGTCGAGGACATCGACCTCTGCCTCATCCTCGGCGCGGCCTGGCCGTTCATCGACGGTGGTGCCTCGCCGTACCTCGATCGCGAGGGTGCATCAGAACGCGTGTTCGGCGACACGTTCCATCACCCCATGATCAAGGGGATCGCAGGCTAG